CCATGATGCTGCCGCATAAAACCGAATTTCATcacttgttcaggacaataaattttgattctgattttcaTTTAACTcgacccacaatgattctatgtCTTCCaatcctatgtcacctctttcttaatatttggagaagtatagtcttctcagggatagtcagcatggctttttaagggaaggtcatgcctcatgagattaattgagttttttgaggacacaataaaagaaattgataaagacaaggtggtagatgtggtctatatggattttagtacggcatttgacaaggtccccaatggaagacttgttcagaaagtcatgagtcatgtTCAGATGTAATCTGTCCCACTTGTGCATGTCACCCCTTTCCCAGAAAagtttccaatgatccaagaatttgaaaccctgccttctgcaccatctcctcagccaCATGCTTGTCTGCAccatcttcctgttctgaccagctgagtatctcctgcattttcactttttttcagaTTTCTTGAATCTACAGTTTTTGGTTTCAGATAAAGAATGGGTCCTGAATTTTATGGACATGCTCAGAGTCACATATTCAGATACAACTGTAGAATGAGGTAGCAAGGATGCTTTTAATGCTCCAAACTAGATGAGGACAAATTTAACTTCCTTTGGTTTTTTTTACTTTATGGAGCCTTATTATGTGAAATTGAATTGATGCATTAAATGATTGAACTACATAGGTATATTGTCATTTACCCGATAGAGGGTTTGTGCTCAGTTTACATTTGAATAAGTAAAACATTGTACTATCAGTAAACTGTGTTTGCTGACAATAAATCACATGGAATTATAAACTTAGAGAATTTTTGAGGATTGCTGACAGATCAGTAGATAAGTGCTGAATAAGACAGACCTTGGTGTCATGACACCTGATCCCCTTTCTGTGCTTGTTTTCTTATGCCAGTCTGCATATCCCTGGAAGCATTAACAGCTTGCCTAAGTGCTAAATTAAAATCAACCTGAATGTATATTCCTGATCTTTTCCAGTAAATGTTTCTGGAAGTATGTGTGTAGATAATTGGCTGAGATTAGAAATTGCTTTTGTTTTGATTCCACGTTCCAAGCAGCcatttacatccagatttttgTCATACAGATCAGGCAAGTATAAGTACTGTGAAGTCAAAACCTAGCTATGAATTACTTCTGGGGACAGGAGAGGAGAAAGGGATAGTAAAAAATAACCTATGTCTACTCAAAAGTCTGCAAATTCCCAGGAAAGAATACTACAAATTAAGTGCCATCCATAACAAATGAGAATTGCATTGCTAACCTTCTGTAATGATCCGCTGGTAACCTCATTAATTCTAAACTTCCAGCGCTCATTACAAATTGTTGTAATTTGGACTAGGAGCACCAATTTTTTGTGAGATTAAagattttcatctctgttttcaaACAACACACCCATTTATGTATACAAATCAAAACATGAAATTTGGCCATATTGCATCTCAACAAACCAAGTTCAATCAACTCTTCCTTTGTGTTCACTGCATATTTTAAAAAGTGCTATCAAATGCTGAAGGTGAGTAAAGAATTCACATAAGCAGACTATTTTTTTCCTCTGAAAATACTGTGTATCTTGCTTTTTATCCCcatatttaataaaataaaaagttTCCATTTGTATGTGTAATGTTTGAATGAAATTAAATCAGACAAACCTAATGCCACATTTATATGCATTTGGCTGTAACATTCATGCACTTCAATGTTATCATTCCCTGTATTATCTAACATTGGCAGAATAATTACAGTATGGTGATACAGTTTGGGCCAAAACAGCACTGGAAGCATCTTTATGAATAATCAGTGCTTTTAAATGTTAAACATTTGCAACACTGATGAAGACCCAGAGAACTAAATCTCTTGTTATgaaaaaaactaaacaaaaaaaattaaccaaATTCACATTGTTTATCTCCATGATGTAATATCTTTCAAAAATTGGTGCAGATTTATTATACAATTATAAAATCTACTGTTGTTAAACTTAAAAATAGAGCTAAATTTTAATAATGATTTCCTTTCACATAGCTTATATAGATTCTCTGTTGTAAAACAGAGCTGGTGTGAGTGTTTCAGCATTTGGAGTAAGCTAAGGTGGGACGTTTAACAGTTACGACACATAATTAACATAACTTCGAAGCAATTAAGATACAAGGTCAGATCTTCAAAAGAAACCATGTAAATTTTTGAAATGTTGTAATTGGATTCTAATCCtacaaaatctgaaataaaaagtgaTTAAACTGTGCTATAAAGAACTAATTGCCAAGCATTTAAGAACTCAATGTGATTTTTAACTCTGTGAAAGCAGAACCCCTCTACTTAGTAAATATTTTGATAACTAGAATAAAAGATAATGTATTATCCAATTCTGGTCACTTTTGGACAAATCTCGGCATATTGCTTAATTTCCATGTAACAAAGAAAGCAAATTTCTCACTTGTTCTCATGGATCTGCGCATTCCTTGTAACCCACCACGAGGCTGCTGGGAAGGGCTGTACTCATTCTCAGGATTTCCCAGGATTATGATGTGTGGAATTGCTGGAGAACCTTCTCACCTTCTAATTCACAAGAATTGTAATGAAGTACCAATATAACACAATTATCTCTAATCATCTAATTCTAATTATTCTAAAAGTAGAAGTTAGTAAATATTGCAATGCTACTGGAGTAAATGTGGTTACCTTGAAATCTGGTGTAGTGCAATGGTACAGCTCTCAAAGGGCTAACAAAATATCCATTGAGATTCTTTTGTATGATCAATTATTAACAAAATCTTTCTATTACTGTACTCTGCATTATGGAAATAATGCTTTTGGTGAGGCATTATTCTCTATCTTACCACCAAGCAAGCTACACACAGCTTTGAAGGCCCAATACAGTCATCGTGACAGAAAGCTCCACATCCTTTACACATAATCATGGCTTTAAGTCTGCAAGAGCATTTCAATTCTAGTTCTGCACCATCATTGTTAGAAAACTTATGAGCTAGAATGGAAGTATTCTGGTTAGATAAAGTAATAGAGTCATTTCCACTACTTCCTAGAAAACTTCCAATAGACTGTTCAATAACAGAAGCAGCTTGCTTCAAATTAGTGCCACTGAAGTGTAATGTGGAATAATTTCCATAGAGATGCTGCTGCTGGAAAAGTTTCTGAGTGGCAAGATGTGAGGCTGGCTTAATGGACTCACTTGGCAGATTAGAAGAAAAATCAGATTCATTTACTAATTTCCCTAAAAAGGCATCCATTCTTGGTCCAAAAACCTTTATGTGTTCTTTTGTTTCATAACGATCCTTTGAAATATCTTTGACATCCACTGTACAGCTTTTGCTTAAGGCGTCATCAACAGAGAATGGCTCTATTTTAATACCACTAGTGTTATCAGTTCTAGGATGTAAACTTATTCTTTTACAGGTTTCCATAGTAACTAATCCTCCGTTTTGGTCAGATGGTACTTCACATTCATTAAATGAAGTAACATGCTTTACAGTATTACTTTGGACAGTTTGTGTTGCTCTGCAGTTGGTATCAGTTTGTTTAATTTGAAGACTGCTTGAGAAAACAGCTTCTGTGTTTTCCATATCTGTGTCCACCAATGTATCTTCTTGTGCTATAGTGTTAAATGCTTTGCTGCTTCGCTCTAGAGATTGGTTGAATGTTAATGCACTTGTGGTGGCATAGCCCAGAGTGGCTGGTGGAATACTTTGCAGTGAGCTCACTGGTTCAGCTAACCCCCTCAGCATATAAGACTTCTGATGAGTGTGTTGTTTCTGTGAAGTGGGGGCTGTGATAATCAAACTGTTGTTGCTGTCACTATTTGTAAACAAATTCTGCTCAAAACCACATGCAGGCAATGGTCTCTTGTGCTCTTTAAACTCTGGGGTTTTGACTTTGTGATGAATGAAAGTCTTGTTTAACCACTCTTGTTTAAATAATGTTTGCCTTTGCCCTGACTGGTCTTGATCCATAATGACTGGAGTCTGTGACCACATTTCAACTCCTACAGAAGTGAACTGCTTTGCTTGCTTTAACCTACTTTGTGACCGTTCCTCCATTAACTTTGCCTGTCTCTTGCTTACTTTCATATTGCGAGTAATTTCCCATACTGTTCCCCAAGCCTGCCCCTTCGAagtctgagaaagagaatgaggaatgtTAATAGCGACATCCCTTTCAGCCGCAGTCACTTTTGATTCACCAGAACCTCGAGAGGGCAAAGGAAGCCTATTAATTTCAAGCCTGGTGCCTGACCGTAGTTGAGGCAACACTTTCTCCAGAGGCAAGTTACCTTGCAGTAACTGTGTCACAAGAGGGTTATTGGCTTCAATTGATGAAAGATGACGATTGGTGCTTCCAGAAGCAGGAACCCTTTCTTGATGTTCCACCGTTGATAATGTGTATGCCTGAGATTGGTTTGTGCCAAAAGATGTATTATTGCTTGTTGTTTCCAAGTTGCCCACTAATGGATTGATTCTGTGATGGAGGGCAGTTTCTGTCGCTTCAATTTTTTCAAGGTGTTTTTCCTGATTAGTTTCAGAGTTATTCTTACTGGACAATTTGCTTTCCTTTTTAGTTTCTGCCTCAACCAAAGTGTTAACAGATTCAACATTTCCCAGTTTGGTGACTGTGGATTCATCAGGATTGTTATAAGTAGCTAATTTGTCTCTCTCCATTATACCATCATCATGTTCATTATCCAAGATGTGGGTTTTGACATTGTAGTCCACCAGTTCCTCAATATTCTTACTTTCAACATCATGATGGCTTGATTTACTTTGGATAGAGATGTTTTTCTCCTGATTATCACTAATAACTTCATTACAATCTGTTGAGGTCTTAATGGCAAAACAATGATGTTCAAGATCATTAAGCTCAAATTGTAGATGAGCAGTGCCTGTCGTTTCATACAGAAATGAAGCTACTTGTGAGTCTTTCACAGGTGGTGGTAGACTGTCATTTTCTTGTTCCATTATCACCTTAGAATTATTGTTTCTGCCCCTGGTCTTTGATTGACTCTCAATGTCAGATTCAGCACAGTTTCTAATATAGCCCTGAGATTGCTCAGGGAAGTTCAAAGCATTTTCTCTTTTAACCATTTCAGTCTGTGGATCCATCCCCAAATTTGACAAGTCAGGTCCTGCATTTGTTTGTGAATTCGTAATGGTGTAACCAAAGTCAGCATTAGTGGTCACTTCTACACTATTAATAGATTTCATGGAGCTCAATAGCTGGGCACCAGAAGCATCAATTTCTATCCTGTTTATTGTTGCAGACTGATCTACGGAACTTGATTTAGTTGCAACATTGAAATTAGTTGGCATGTGGATATTGCTGGCAGAGTTCAAAATAATAGCtgtattaaaattcaaaatgcttGCACTGGTAACAGAATTCGATAATGTGGTGTTAACAACAGAGGGATTCTCAAGGGTATCATCATTGTTATCAGTTACATTTTCTTTATTGCTTTGAGTCATAACGTCTTCATCACAGCTTGGAGAAATAATTTTATCAGAAGAAACATTGCTGGTGTAATACATTGCCAGAAATGCATTGTCAGGCAAACATTGCATTGTTTTATGAACAATCTGAGATTTGCAAGCCCTGTCTTCAGAAGATGGTAAAATATTATAATCACTAGAACCATTGGAACTTGATAGAGtattttcacaagtgctgttcgGCTTTGAGCTTCTGGTCGTATTGCTTATTATAAAATTCCCATCAGCAGAGCTTAGCATTGCACTTTTGTCAGCAAACCTTGGCATAGAAGCGCCTTTAGCAAATTTCTGTTTGTTGCTAACGTGAGGATGATTTTCCTCTACACTGGAGCTAGGCACAGTAGTACTGTCAGTAGAAGTTGTTTTAACAAGTCCAACAGAACTCGGTACTGCAATATATTCAGTGCAGTGTAGCTTTGTGGTATTTTTGGCACTGCTGGATGCTGtggtatgaggaatgtttgtcacTGCCGTGATATCAGAGGAGTAATTGATGGTATAATCTGACACATCGACATTGACATCAACTTTGAGTACTGGAGTAGATTCAGAACAACACTTTGATGAAGTGTTGTTATGTGGTTTAACAACCTCTTCACTCTTTATATCACTGGCATCTTGTACATCTGCTGCTGTGGTCCTGCCTAGTTTATAAGAGGCTTGCTCATCTAATTGCAGTGATTGCGTTCGAGCCTGATGTTTGGCAAGTAATTTTGCTTTTGTTTGTGCTTTAATATCTGCCAGAGTTCTGGTCTGTCCTCCAGCTCCAGTTATTCCTGCAATGCTGCTCCCTCCATCTCCCAGTGGGCCAGCTGCAGCTGCTGCCTCTCTCTGCGCTCGAGCCTGCTGTGCTCTTGCCTTGATATCTGCAAGGGTCCTAGCGCCAGTATATCTTCCTCCACCCAGTGCCATACTGGTGGATGACTTTGGACAAATCTGGTAGGATGGCTGACTCTGAACAACAAAAGGAAGTTTGATCCTTGACAAATGAAtctgttgaaaaaaaaaaccacagctATTAGATCCATGCAAATATTCTGCTAAATTTGAGTAATCCATATCGTCCATATCAGATTGTTGCTTGAAAGCCAATGAACTGATTTTACACAATGGATTTGGATCAAGATCATTGCTACAATTAGAGAGTGACCCTTGATGTTcagtcctttgtttaaaaaaagtaatagggagaatcctaggaattataggaattcccccattaccttttttaaacaagggaccgatcatcttgtgtcagtggtgtgcaaactattagagaggattcttaaggaaagGATCTGTGGCCATTTGGAGGAGTctattcaaggatagtcagcatggctttgtgaagggaaagtcatgcctcatgagcctaattgtgttttttgaggatgtaacaaaagaaattgatataTGTAGGGCAGTACTTGAATTTTAGCAAggcacttgacaaggtcccccatgagagactcgtttagaagattatgaggcatgggatccctggaaccttggctgtgtggattaaaaaaaaattggcttgcatgtagaaagcagagagtagtattgGAAGGcaagtattctgcctgaaggtcagtgactagtggagaactgcaaggatctgttttggacccctgctctttgtgatttttataaattagctggatgaagaggcagaaggatgggtcagtaagtttgtagatgatacaaagattggaggagttgtgcatGGAGCTGCAGTttatcaaaggttacaagaggattagacaggatgcagagttgggtggagaagtggcaggtgaaattcaatctggataactgtgaggtgatgcattttggaaagacaatccAGAAGGCTGAGTTACTTAAGAgcatggaggaacagagggatattggggtccaaatccatgtatCTCTCAAGGTTTCCGcccaagttgataggatagttagaaAGGCGTATGGGTTACTGGGCTTCACTAATATGGGGATtgtgttcaagagtagagaggtcatgaaaACTAATACTGacccaaaatcaactaatccctttcaatatagataacctttcctttagagaatgggagagaaaagggatcaaaagaatagaaaattgtttttcgggaaataaattattatcttttgaacaaatgaagtacagatATGGTAGGACtaacggtacaatgtttgcataccaccaactgaaaacctacttgaaggacaaattgggaagcaggttgaggttaccagaaggaagcaattttgaatatatgattacagacacaatgataattaaaagatttataacaaacatgtacatcaaactgcaagagaaagagaacgaggaaacaagctgtaaacacaaacaaaaatgggaacaagtctaaacatgaagataaagaatgaaaaatgggaaaagctatgctccggaactatgagaaatacaataaacatgaggttacgcatgatacaatataattagttacacaggctatacaccatgccccaaaagttaaataaatgggacccaacagtatcagacagatgttttcgctataagaaggaaatgggaacagtacatgcaatttgggcatgtgagaaagtggaaaagttttgggaagatctaaaccaggaattaaataaaatcacaaaaagcaacataccaaaaaatccagagatctttcttctaaataatataagaagtaaagaacttggactcgatttggatggagcacaaaaaagatttattatgatagccttagctgtagcaaaaaaatgtattatgtcaacttggaaattagaagagagcctgagaatacagcaatggtacatagaaataactAAATgtaataacatcacagtattcgaacaaatttgggaaccgtacatggaacacaacagagaagtcctaccgcggacctcaccgcctaaaatgacagaaggagaagaagacgaaatgaactgacccagtatgtaaaagtagaagacacaaattttttgtttattttcattgtgtgatgacattgtttaatgggttaatgtatcatatatgttgaacgttgagtgagtggggggggggtgaaggagggagggaagggaggggggtaaggggagaaaatgacagtgtttattcaagagggaaatgtttgtgtgtattttggtcagtatggatcatagtgtgaaaaataaaaaaaattaaaaaaaaaagagtagagaggccatgttgccactctacaaatctctggtgaaaccactcttagagcattgtgttcagttctgatcacctaattattggaaggatatagaagctatggagagggtgaagaggatatttaccaggatgctacctggattggaaaatgtcttatgaggcaaggatagcagAGTTGAGACTTTTCtctggagtatagaaggatgagaggagactagaTGAGGTCTAGatgatgatgagaggcatagatatagGGTGGACAGgaggcacctgtttcccagggcagatatagcaaacaccagaggacatgtgtacaaagtgaagggagggaagctgaggggagacatcaggggtaaatttcttatgcctggaatgccttgccaagactggttgtggagactgaaacattaggggcgtttaagagactcttagccgGGCACATGGATGGacgtaaaatagagggttatggggtagggaggatttagtacatcgttttaaggaatatatgggtatgcacaacatcgagggccactactgtgctgcagtgttctatgttctattgtaGTGTTCTAAGAATGGGTAGTTATTGatctggaagacagcaaatgctgTTCACGTAAATGGTGAGCCGTGAATTAGGATGGGCAATGTTTATGAACTTGTTGAACTGAGTGTGAAAGAATGGGTGAGGAGTAAACTAGTATAATGAGTGGAGTGGGTGGGGGTTTAGTATGTCATTAAATAAATAGTTTTCTGCATCAAACTCTGGAACTCCTCATGGAACTCTCACTGAAGCAGATATCATTGACACTATGAAACCCTGATTCTGTACttagaaattttttttggattaggCACTTCACTATGAATTATGTACTGGAAACTTTACGGATAAAACACAGATCTTGGTAATAGCAGATATTCAAATGGGAATTTTAAAGACTGAATTGGAAAAGGGTTCACTGCGGACCAACAGTGAACTTGAGGCCAGGGAATGAATTGTAGATTTTGCAATCCATGATATAAGTGCCCAACTTTCATTGCTTTTATTTTTCATAGAAATTAGATCACATAATATGCTCAAACATAGCAGAATATGATCTAATTTCTGGGCAATTGCAATTTGATAATTTTAAGTGCCAACTGAGGCCAGGTTGTAGCTTAGCTGGATGTCAAAGTTTTTTCAGCATATttgtgaatggaatttttttggtTCTCCTCatgtagaaaatgtggaaaagcCTACCacacaaaacaggccctttgacgcACAAAATTGTGCTGAACGTGAAATTTCTAGGCTTACCCACAGCCCTCCacttttctaagctccatgtacctatccaaaatctGTTAAAAGAGTCTATCATATCTGCCTCCACTACCAATGCAGGAaacccattccatgcacccaccactctgcgtAAAAAACgtatccctgacatctcctctgtacctactccctaacactttaaacctgtgtccttctgtggcaaccatttcagatgtgggaaaaaaaaacactgggaaaaaaaaatgatcaatgcctctcttcATCTTATGCACCTCTCTCagttcacctctcatcctccgtcaGTCCAAGGAGAAACGGtcgagttcactcaacctgttttcataaaccaggcaacatccttgtaaatctcctctgcaccctttctatggcttctacatccttccagtagtgaagcgaccagaactgagcacagtactccaggaGGGATCTGACCAGGGTCATATAtagatgcaacattacctctcggctcctaaattcaattccataaTTAATTCCAAAATACCATATGCCCTCTTAACCACAGAACCAACCTACACAGCAGCTTTGAGCATCCTACAGACTcgtaccccaagatccctctgatcctccacctTGCCAGtctatattctgccatcatatttgactttccaaaatgaaccacttcacatttatctgggttgaactccatctgccacttctcagcccagttttgcatcctatcaatgtcctgctgtaacctctgacagccctccacactatccacaacaccccccaacctttgtatcatcagcaaacttacaaaccaatccctccacttccttatcccagagtaggggtcccagaacagatccttgaggaacaccactggtcaccgacctccatgcagaatatgacccgTCAACAACCACTCTTTGCCTTATGAGGGCAAGCCAGTTCTGGATCCACAAAGCAATATCCCCTTGGATCCCATGTCTCCTCactttctcaataagccttgTGCGGgataccttatcaaatgccttgctgaaatctaaATACACTACATCTTCTGCTCTTCTTTCATCAATGTGTTagccacatcctcaaaaaatacaatcaggctcgtaaggcatggcctgcccttgacaaagccatgttgactattcctaatcatattatacctctccaaatgttcataaatccggACTCTCAGCATCTTCATcaacttaccaaccactgaagtaagacacactcatctataatttcctgggttatctctATTTCCTTTCTTGAATATAGGAACAATAttcacaaccctccaatcctctggtacctctcccttccccattgatgattcaaagatcatccCCAGAGGTTCAGCAATCTCCTCCTCCCTTGCCTCCACAGTAGCTTGGGGTacatctcatctggtcctggcAACTTATCCAAaatgatgctttccaaaagcctATATGATGGGATTTAGGAGCTGATGGGATGAAGACCTGTTATTGAGCATTGCTCAGACTAAAGCCGGCATGTTCTAGCAAGCTTTCCTTTCTTGTAGGTCAAGGCAAGTGACAGTAACTCACCATTGATTTCTGgatgaatatgttttgggaagttaAATAAGAAATGGgcttttaaatataatgaatagaGAAGTAAGTTAATATCAACACTACTAATAATTAATGGAAATATGTTCGTTTCTTTTATGCTATTTGAACTTGCTGAACCCAAAATGTCTTCAGAAAATGTTAGGTTACGTTCCACAAGCCTTATCCATTTTTCAGGAAGTCAATTGAAAGATAGATTAGGGAGATTAAAACTAAATAAGTTTTTGTAACATCAAATCACCTCATCCTAAAATTAAGTCAGTGGTGTTTCAGATGGCATCGTGACATGGATCATTATTAACTAAATGATTGTATGAAATGAGTTTAAATGAGTCCAATCTGAGTTGAAAAGCCTCTGAAGATGTGTTAGAAACAAAAAGTTCAGCTACATCACTGAAAGAGATTTGAGACTCATAAATATATGATGGCTCAGGGAAGAGAGCAAGGAGAGTAATGTCAAATCATCCGTGGTAAAGAAAATGTTTGGAAGGGAGCCATTTAATCTTTGCCTTGAGATCTTCAATAAAAGCATGGTTTGGATTTTTAACTCAATGGCATCTTTAATGTAAAGTAAAATCAGTTGAGGTATTTAATATTGGTTGAATgcagttttttttacactattTCTAAATGGCAATGTACTTCATTTTTTTGCATCAGACCTTGTTGTTAATGATGGATCTGTATCATTGAAGACCCAGTCAAAATTATCCCTATCTGATGCATTGGCATGATGGCAAAAATCTGATGTCAAAACATAATTTTAATCTGTACCATTTGAAAAGTAACTTGATGAAGTTGATCAATAGCAACAACCACAGCAATCAGTCTGGAAAAATGCCCCAGGACACTTgacataaacatttttaaaatatgtgaCATTAAACAGATATCTGGGCCTGATATAAAGATGATTATAAAAAGTATTTTCATAGAAGGGAGGTTGAAAGACAAAGGAGCTCAAGAAATTATGGGCTTGGCATCCATAAGCAAAGCTGTTGAAAGTGGAGATAATTCAGAGATAAAAGAGGGAACAGAACTGGCTCATAGATTTATTGATTGCAAGAGCTGAAAACACAGGAGTGAACAACATCAGCAATTTCAAATCAATGATGAGAATTTTAATTGTTTCATAGGGACCTGATATATACACGAAAGAGATCAAGTTAACAGCCAAAAGGAATGGTTTGAATTAGGATACAGATTACAAGTGTGGCACGACTGCAGGCTTTTtggtggaaaaatgcaagagaataGTCAGGGATGTGTTTGTATGAACAAGACATAAAATGGCATAGAAGAGGCTTTCAGAAAAGAGCTGGGAAGGAAGATATAATCAGTGATTTTTGTGATTATGGGGGTATTTTGTCAAaagataaaatattaaaataatattttaaaattatgagaaaggTATGGAATTTAATGGCCAAGAAATAGAATTTGTACTGCTCCATCCAGAATGTAGTTTCTTCTCCACAGTGAATGTTAGACAAACTGTTGGACCATGGAAGGATCAAgaagaatggtgatgagggagaacTGTCTGTCATCTGTGGAAAATGATATCATGTTTCAATGAGGTTACTGAGAAGTAGTATGCAGATGAGAAATAAGAGAAGCTATAGATGATATTTTTTGGGGGCTGTGACAAATATAATGGTGTGGGCAGGAGAAGGGAAGGTATTTCAGGTAGTTCTCCTGGCAGAAGTTTATATATAGAAATGAAGCCAGGTGAGTGTGGCTTCACTCAGCAAGATGATGGAAGAAGTAGAGTGTAAGAAGGCTGCAAGATAATTTGAGGCAAGTTACAAGGGATGGATTACATTCTACTAAATTTCACACATTATTTCATTATTCATCAGAAGAGCTAGAACTGGataaactccagatcattcaggaggctgagggagtgattgacaggagttacagggagtcAGTCACTCCTATGAGGCAGGTAGCTGGACGACAgtcaggaaagggaaagagaataggcagtcagtgcagggtaCTATGTGGTCATTCCTCTCATAGCAAGTATCGTGTTTGGGATGTTGTTCGAGAGGACACAACCTACTAGGAGTAAACCAT
Above is a genomic segment from Narcine bancroftii isolate sNarBan1 chromosome 2, sNarBan1.hap1, whole genome shotgun sequence containing:
- the LOC138755508 gene encoding putative Polycomb group protein ASXL3 isoform X2, with the translated sequence MHTCKQMKKYKQLTAQYKEEKNEALKQQQKRRIGVSVMMNKAIPCVVLTPLKVSEEHSDSPSGFESSNINGLNGSDKKLKEGPSLIKMPQQHLKRLKRSSSGQLKRPRGEEIDVETPGSILVNTNLRALINKHTFASLPHNFQQQLLILLPEVDRQIGCDGVSRLSASALNNEFFAYAAQGWKERLAEGEFTPEMQLRIRQEIEKEKKVEQWKEKFFEQYYGEKLGITQEEAMKLEPVKYSVENQDCSSFSPQCITSEPCQVTSDNKCENKINRVPYSNLHQTQCIIQETSAKEPSKTAKEENMLISLCSDITSRESVIQEEIAEVEQHTCGSHDESKLSHSSMSNIDQLCLLSPDKAEQVVLADDLKTDITTQSIKEFESQSEHTVDPPSLEITSISLQLLSSTSTSSQLSDSFDASNSDICEPTPNSSNEENTIEHSYNEELKPITDTPNSPRGNTECTAKQSLTSEPSKTENQLRTLQDIPQPSPRTSTPSDSPTLSSEAFRKYKDLEYHKRKPQEQDILEICHEKKPRIENEQTISTLPSQSQSEKEIASKEEPKVPPIKIHLSRIKLPFVVQSQPSYQICPKSSTSMALGGGRYTGARTLADIKARAQQARAQREAAAAAGPLGDGGSSIAGITGAGGQTRTLADIKAQTKAKLLAKHQARTQSLQLDEQASYKLGRTTAADVQDASDIKSEEVVKPHNNTSSKCCSESTPVLKVDVNVDVSDYTINYSSDITAVTNIPHTTASSSAKNTTKLHCTEYIAVPSSVGLVKTTSTDSTTVPSSSVEENHPHVSNKQKFAKGASMPRFADKSAMLSSADGNFIISNTTRSSKPNSTCENTLSSSNGSSDYNILPSSEDRACKSQIVHKTMQCLPDNAFLAMYYTSNVSSDKIISPSCDEDVMTQSNKENVTDNNDDTLENPSVVNTTLSNSVTSASILNFNTAIILNSASNIHMPTNFNVATKSSSVDQSATINRIEIDASGAQLLSSMKSINSVEVTTNADFGYTITNSQTNAGPDLSNLGMDPQTEMVKRENALNFPEQSQGYIRNCAESDIESQSKTRGRNNNSKVIMEQENDSLPPPVKDSQVASFLYETTGTAHLQFELNDLEHHCFAIKTSTDCNEVISDNQEKNISIQSKSSHHDVESKNIEELVDYNVKTHILDNEHDDGIMERDKLATYNNPDESTVTKLGNVESVNTLVEAETKKESKLSSKNNSETNQEKHLEKIEATETALHHRINPLVGNLETTSNNTSFGTNQSQAYTLSTVEHQERVPASGSTNRHLSSIEANNPLVTQLLQGNLPLEKVLPQLRSGTRLEINRLPLPSRGSGESKVTAAERDVAINIPHSLSQTSKGQAWGTVWEITRNMKVSKRQAKLMEERSQSRLKQAKQFTSVGVEMWSQTPVIMDQDQSGQRQTLFKQEWLNKTFIHHKVKTPEFKEHKRPLPACGFEQNLFTNSDSNNSLIITAPTSQKQHTHQKSYMLRGLAEPVSSLQSIPPATLGYATTSALTFNQSLERSSKAFNTIAQEDTLVDTDMENTEAVFSSSLQIKQTDTNCRATQTVQSNTVKHVTSFNECEVPSDQNGGLVTMETCKRISLHPRTDNTSGIKIEPFSVDDALSKSCTVDVKDISKDRYETKEHIKVFGPRMDAFLGKLVNESDFSSNLPSESIKPASHLATQKLFQQQHLYGNYSTLHFSGTNLKQAASVIEQSIGSFLGSSGNDSITLSNQNTSILAHKFSNNDGAELELKCSCRLKAMIMCKGCGAFCHDDCIGPSKLCVACLVVR